A genomic segment from Gemmatimonadota bacterium encodes:
- a CDS encoding sodium:solute symporter family protein, which produces MQLNTLDWTVLAAYLVIAVSVGLYFARRAGSDTSEFFLAGRTMPWWLLGTSMVATTFSTDTPNLVADLVRSGGVSQNWAWWAFLLTGMATVFFYARLWRRSDVFTDVGFYELRYSGRPAAFLRGFRALYLGVFFNVVIMATVTLAAIKIGGVLLGADKYEVVLVAGALTVLYSATSGLWGVVVTDLLLFVIAMIGAVAAAYYALGHPDVGGLAGLVSHPDVAPRLSFLPDFTDWSTAAAVFIVPIAVQWWSTWYPGSEPGGGGYAAQRMLAARDESHALKATLWFNVAHYAVRPWPWILVGLASLIVYPDLASILAAFPDVDPTLVGNDMAYPAMLVFVPHGLLGLVAASLAAAYMSTISTHLNWGASYVVDDFYRRFVARERTEAAYVRAGRLATVGLIVLASIVALWLENALQAFQLMLQIGAGTGLVFLLRWFWWRINAWSEISAMVVSFVVAVIMQYVDLNPSLELVIGVAVTSVGWLAVTFLTQPDDEATLRAFHKKIRPIGPGWRAVVGRSAATTDGEGSFATPLLAWFLGCVLVYAALFGTGLLLYGQVGRGLVALTIAAAATVGVFRLLPSIRLVD; this is translated from the coding sequence ATGCAGCTGAACACGCTGGACTGGACCGTCCTGGCAGCGTACCTGGTGATCGCCGTGTCGGTGGGTCTCTACTTCGCGCGCCGCGCGGGCTCGGACACGAGCGAGTTCTTCCTGGCGGGCCGGACGATGCCGTGGTGGCTGCTGGGTACGTCGATGGTCGCCACGACGTTCTCCACGGACACTCCCAACCTGGTCGCCGACCTCGTGCGCTCGGGCGGAGTGAGCCAGAACTGGGCCTGGTGGGCGTTCCTGCTCACGGGCATGGCCACGGTGTTCTTCTACGCCCGGCTGTGGCGACGCTCGGATGTCTTCACCGACGTCGGCTTCTACGAGCTCCGCTACTCGGGCCGTCCGGCGGCCTTCCTGCGGGGTTTCCGCGCGCTTTACCTGGGGGTCTTCTTCAACGTGGTCATCATGGCCACGGTCACGCTCGCCGCAATCAAGATCGGGGGCGTGCTTCTGGGCGCAGACAAGTACGAGGTGGTGCTCGTCGCCGGCGCCCTGACGGTGCTCTACTCAGCCACCTCGGGCTTGTGGGGAGTGGTGGTGACGGATCTGCTCCTGTTCGTGATCGCGATGATCGGAGCCGTGGCCGCCGCCTACTACGCCCTCGGCCACCCCGACGTGGGCGGCCTGGCCGGGCTCGTCTCCCACCCGGACGTGGCCCCCCGGCTATCGTTCCTCCCCGACTTCACCGACTGGAGCACCGCGGCCGCGGTGTTCATCGTGCCGATCGCCGTGCAGTGGTGGAGCACTTGGTACCCCGGCTCAGAGCCGGGCGGCGGAGGCTACGCGGCGCAGCGCATGCTCGCCGCCCGGGACGAGAGCCACGCGCTCAAGGCCACGCTCTGGTTCAACGTCGCGCACTACGCGGTGCGGCCGTGGCCATGGATCCTGGTGGGGCTCGCGTCTCTGATCGTGTACCCGGACCTGGCGTCGATTCTGGCGGCCTTCCCGGACGTCGACCCCACCCTCGTCGGCAACGACATGGCGTATCCAGCCATGCTCGTGTTCGTCCCCCACGGGCTGCTGGGACTGGTGGCCGCCTCGCTGGCAGCCGCCTACATGTCCACCATCAGCACGCACCTGAACTGGGGCGCGTCGTACGTAGTGGACGACTTCTACCGCCGTTTCGTGGCCAGGGAGCGCACGGAGGCCGCGTACGTGCGGGCCGGGCGGCTCGCGACGGTGGGGCTGATCGTGCTCGCGTCGATCGTGGCGCTGTGGCTTGAGAACGCCCTGCAGGCGTTCCAGCTCATGCTGCAGATCGGCGCGGGAACGGGCCTCGTCTTCCTGCTCCGCTGGTTCTGGTGGCGCATCAACGCGTGGAGCGAGATCAGCGCGATGGTCGTCTCGTTCGTCGTCGCGGTGATCATGCAGTACGTGGATCTGAACCCCTCGCTGGAGCTCGTGATCGGGGTTGCGGTGACGTCGGTAGGGTGGCTCGCCGTGACTTTCCTGACCCAGCCGGATGACGAGGCCACGCTGCGCGCGTTCCATAAGAAGATCAGGCCGATCGGGCCGGGGTGGAGGGCTGTTGTGGGAAGAAGCGCGGCGACGACGGACGGCGAAGGCAGCTTCGCGACGCCGTTGTTGGCGTGGTTCCTGGGGTGCGTGCTGGTGTACGCGGCGCTATTCGGGACGGGGTTGCTGCTTTACGGCCAGGTAGGGCGTGGGCTGGTCGCTCTCACCATCGCCGCGGCCGCGACGGTGGGTGTCTTCCGACTGCTGCCGAGCATCCGACTGGTGGACTGA
- a CDS encoding CYTH domain-containing protein — protein sequence MAREIEVKLRLPDERAAEELIASAGGEVLGVVWQTNYLFDTPELSLRGAGLALRLRDEDGRWSVTLKGPTVRAGAARSREEIEARVDAQAAAAMLAGETSPLAALTGDAPLVASAAGLAPGGIEPLGSFRNRRTRVRALLPGLGTACLELDRTELPGDRTDLEVELELPAESTPEEAAAAEAALARLLAEIGVDAVPSSGKTSRFLAAAGAA from the coding sequence ATGGCGCGCGAAATCGAGGTCAAATTACGCTTGCCCGACGAACGGGCCGCCGAGGAGTTGATCGCCTCCGCCGGGGGCGAGGTTCTGGGCGTCGTGTGGCAGACGAACTACCTGTTCGACACACCGGAGCTGAGCCTGCGCGGCGCCGGCCTGGCGCTGCGCCTGCGCGATGAGGACGGCCGCTGGTCGGTGACGCTGAAGGGACCTACCGTGCGCGCGGGGGCGGCCAGGAGTCGTGAGGAAATCGAGGCGCGGGTGGACGCGCAGGCCGCCGCCGCGATGCTGGCGGGCGAGACGTCGCCGCTCGCGGCGCTGACCGGCGACGCGCCTCTGGTCGCCAGCGCGGCTGGTCTCGCGCCCGGTGGCATCGAACCGCTCGGCAGCTTCCGCAACCGCCGGACGCGGGTGCGAGCGTTGTTGCCCGGTCTGGGCACGGCGTGCCTGGAGCTCGACCGGACCGAGCTGCCCGGCGACAGGACCGATCTCGAGGTTGAGCTCGAGTTGCCCGCGGAGTCCACGCCCGAGGAAGCGGCGGCGGCCGAGGCTGCGCTGGCGCGACTCCTGGCCGAGATCGGCGTGGACGCCGTGCCGAGCTCGGGCAAGACGAGCCGCTTTCTGGCCGCAGCGGGCGCCGCATGA
- a CDS encoding PD-(D/E)XK nuclease family protein, translating to MRDDLVARAAREGHPGWWDPGVALFHEVGDRLGQSDRRPCGSFERLVLVERALAEAGAFFAALRRPDAFVDAADRLFGELAAEGVTPSELEAGLGPGAARDGFQRERDRALTSAYRFYTEALEAEGRRDGRDTVADAARQMVSDPAACAAALNGRTRVRLVGLQDLAGGWPRLLSALPMVPRVERVEVQSAVRLDLPREDIHVVSAPLANALCARLLGPDAAPTDAPARETFPRLVAFSAHGADRETEEVAARVRALLDAGVPPAEVCVVARSGRPYTDLALRALDSVGVPATARRRRRLEQIPVVRAVLSLFSAAAQGWTRHGLAELAEQPYVGSGLDAVVINHIGFHRRVAGLSAWSSAIRRLLEQAELSERESTEEGDGTRRPSRLPPAEWVRRTLHGFESFAESARLLDRPRTRGEWLEWLGAALDADTWGVSRLLYRLPGGREELARWDVAGWEGMRRIVDELRAGEDSWGSDDALLDVTSFARFLRSMLKGDAAIWTTVRTGVRVLEAPAAAYRRFAHVFVVGMESGRWPLLAPASPLLEEGDRERLRAAGLPLRTRTHWERRERDLFGVVVGAAAQSLTLSWSRVDDRGEGTIASGFLEDLESVAGSFPVEAIPTRRVLTPGVPLFEGAAGARQAEYAARMEEERAAGRPGPWNGLVEDPELVAWLTSQYGDSYVWSPTSLEGMAKCPWAWYSARLLRLEKREDPDADLEPIARGNLFHDALHRFYDRARERVDAPFRLMPADLDWARPAVGEALRRAIEEATPRDAAALRAVPPALRDAKTTELERALVRYLEWEAELAAQGENKRAYTKYPQLRTGVVEHELAFEDLEVAAGSGSLRIRGKIDRVEVGTDPRVRDVHTFLAAVDYKSSDWSVPARGKRQGWDDGVVLQIPLYAAALEQLRPGQEIARLEYRTISNRNVKHQLPLVTVAKGDEELVRDPAQASRRERALEAAARQAAEVRAGRFPARPAPSCGCPPYCQGWDICRVPGGPKR from the coding sequence TTGCGCGATGACCTCGTCGCGCGCGCTGCCCGGGAGGGCCACCCGGGTTGGTGGGACCCGGGCGTTGCGCTCTTCCACGAAGTCGGTGACCGGCTGGGCCAGTCCGATCGCCGGCCGTGCGGCTCGTTCGAGCGGCTCGTGCTCGTCGAGCGGGCGCTCGCCGAGGCCGGCGCCTTCTTCGCCGCGTTGCGCCGGCCTGACGCCTTCGTGGACGCCGCCGATCGTCTTTTCGGAGAGCTGGCGGCCGAGGGCGTCACGCCGTCGGAGCTGGAAGCGGGGCTAGGACCGGGCGCGGCGCGGGACGGGTTTCAGCGCGAGCGAGATCGCGCGCTGACGAGCGCCTACCGGTTCTACACGGAGGCGCTGGAGGCCGAGGGCCGTCGCGACGGCCGCGACACGGTCGCCGACGCGGCCCGCCAGATGGTGTCCGATCCCGCCGCCTGCGCCGCCGCCCTGAACGGGCGTACCCGCGTCCGCCTGGTGGGCTTGCAGGACCTGGCGGGTGGCTGGCCGCGGCTTCTCTCCGCGTTGCCGATGGTGCCCCGAGTGGAGCGCGTGGAGGTACAAAGCGCGGTCCGGCTGGACCTACCGCGAGAGGATATCCATGTGGTTTCGGCGCCGCTCGCGAACGCCCTGTGCGCCAGGCTGCTGGGGCCCGACGCCGCGCCCACGGACGCTCCCGCCCGCGAGACGTTTCCGCGCCTCGTGGCCTTCTCCGCGCACGGCGCCGACCGCGAAACCGAAGAGGTCGCCGCGCGCGTGCGCGCCCTCCTGGACGCGGGGGTGCCGCCCGCCGAGGTATGCGTGGTAGCTCGCAGCGGCCGCCCCTATACCGACCTGGCACTGCGCGCGCTGGACAGCGTCGGCGTGCCGGCCACCGCCCGGCGACGCCGTCGACTGGAGCAGATTCCGGTGGTGCGCGCGGTGCTGTCGTTGTTCTCGGCTGCCGCCCAGGGCTGGACCCGACACGGCCTGGCCGAACTCGCCGAGCAGCCCTACGTCGGCTCCGGGCTGGACGCCGTGGTCATCAACCACATCGGCTTTCACCGGCGCGTGGCCGGCCTGTCCGCCTGGAGTTCGGCGATTCGCCGGCTGCTGGAGCAGGCGGAGCTGAGCGAGCGGGAGTCCACCGAAGAGGGCGACGGTACCCGGCGTCCCTCGCGACTGCCGCCCGCGGAGTGGGTGCGCCGGACGCTGCACGGGTTCGAGTCGTTCGCGGAGAGCGCTCGCCTACTCGACCGTCCACGCACGCGCGGCGAGTGGCTCGAATGGCTGGGCGCAGCGCTCGACGCTGACACCTGGGGGGTGTCGCGGCTGCTGTATCGGCTTCCCGGTGGACGCGAGGAACTGGCGCGGTGGGACGTCGCCGGCTGGGAAGGGATGCGCCGCATCGTCGACGAGCTCCGAGCGGGCGAGGACTCCTGGGGCAGCGACGACGCTCTCCTGGACGTGACCTCGTTCGCTCGCTTTCTCAGATCCATGCTCAAGGGCGACGCGGCGATCTGGACCACGGTCCGCACCGGCGTCCGCGTGCTCGAGGCGCCCGCGGCGGCCTACCGGCGCTTCGCCCACGTCTTCGTCGTCGGCATGGAGAGCGGTCGCTGGCCGCTTTTGGCACCCGCGTCGCCACTGCTGGAGGAAGGGGACCGCGAGCGGCTGCGCGCGGCGGGCCTGCCGCTGCGCACGCGGACCCATTGGGAGCGCCGCGAGCGCGACCTGTTCGGCGTCGTGGTGGGGGCCGCGGCCCAGTCGCTGACGCTCTCGTGGTCGCGCGTCGACGACCGCGGCGAAGGTACTATCGCGTCCGGCTTCCTGGAGGATCTGGAGTCCGTCGCCGGGTCGTTTCCGGTGGAGGCGATCCCCACCCGCCGCGTGCTCACACCCGGAGTCCCGCTGTTTGAAGGGGCCGCCGGCGCGCGCCAGGCCGAGTACGCCGCGCGCATGGAGGAAGAGCGAGCCGCGGGACGGCCGGGGCCGTGGAACGGGCTCGTCGAGGATCCCGAGCTCGTCGCCTGGCTGACGAGCCAGTACGGGGACTCCTACGTGTGGAGTCCCACGTCCCTGGAGGGGATGGCCAAGTGTCCATGGGCCTGGTACAGCGCCCGCCTCCTGCGGCTGGAGAAGCGCGAGGATCCCGATGCGGACCTGGAGCCGATCGCGCGCGGAAACCTGTTTCACGACGCGCTCCACCGCTTCTACGATCGCGCCCGAGAGAGGGTCGACGCGCCCTTCCGTCTGATGCCAGCCGACCTGGACTGGGCGCGGCCGGCGGTGGGCGAGGCGCTGCGACGGGCCATCGAGGAGGCCACGCCCCGGGACGCCGCCGCGCTGCGCGCCGTTCCACCCGCCCTGAGGGACGCGAAGACCACCGAGCTGGAGCGCGCGCTCGTGCGCTACCTGGAGTGGGAGGCGGAGTTGGCCGCCCAGGGGGAAAACAAGCGCGCGTACACCAAGTATCCCCAACTCCGGACCGGTGTCGTGGAGCACGAGCTGGCCTTCGAGGACCTGGAGGTCGCCGCCGGATCCGGCTCCCTGCGGATTCGCGGCAAGATCGACCGCGTGGAGGTGGGCACCGATCCGCGCGTGCGGGACGTCCACACGTTCCTGGCCGCGGTCGACTACAAGTCCAGCGACTGGTCCGTGCCCGCGCGCGGCAAGCGCCAAGGCTGGGACGACGGCGTCGTGCTGCAGATCCCCCTGTACGCGGCTGCGCTGGAGCAGCTTCGACCGGGACAAGAGATCGCGCGCTTGGAGTACCGCACCATCAGCAACCGCAACGTGAAGCACCAATTGCCGCTCGTGACCGTCGCCAAAGGCGACGAAGAGCTGGTTCGAGACCCGGCTCAGGCGAGCCGGCGGGAGCGGGCGTTGGAGGCCGCCGCGCGGCAGGCCGCCGAGGTGCGGGCGGGGCGCTTCCCGGCGCGCCCGGCCCCCTCCTGCGGGTGCCCTCCCTATTGCCAGGGCTGGGACATCTGCCGCGTGCCGGGAGGCCCGAAGCGATGA
- a CDS encoding RNA polymerase sigma factor, with amino-acid sequence MNPTSSEVDVDGLASAAAAGEPDAFEALVRIVYVRIYRWALAGVGDADDAEDVTQRVLVALHAKLRGWEGRGRFTTWLYRITANEASSWRRRAQSLLRRARQAQEATVGVVREASAEPTVDRQRLMERVEAHFLRLPRRQREVMDLVDLQGFSPKETAEMLGLNDSTVRANLFKARRALRSRLLVEDPHAHERLEG; translated from the coding sequence TTGAATCCCACGTCGAGTGAAGTCGATGTCGACGGCCTGGCCAGCGCTGCGGCGGCGGGCGAGCCGGACGCGTTCGAGGCCCTCGTTCGGATCGTGTACGTGCGCATTTACCGCTGGGCGCTGGCGGGAGTCGGCGATGCCGATGATGCCGAGGACGTGACTCAACGCGTGCTCGTCGCGCTCCACGCGAAGCTGCGCGGCTGGGAGGGGCGGGGCCGCTTCACCACCTGGCTGTACCGGATCACGGCGAACGAGGCGTCGTCCTGGCGGAGGCGGGCGCAGAGCCTCCTGAGGCGAGCTCGGCAGGCGCAGGAGGCCACCGTTGGCGTCGTCCGTGAGGCATCCGCGGAGCCGACGGTGGACCGACAGAGGCTCATGGAGCGGGTGGAGGCGCACTTCCTCCGGCTCCCGAGGAGACAGCGCGAGGTGATGGACCTGGTGGACTTGCAGGGCTTCTCGCCCAAGGAGACCGCTGAAATGCTGGGACTCAACGACTCGACGGTACGGGCGAACCTCTTCAAGGCCAGGCGGGCGCTGCGGTCTCGCCTCCTGGTAGAGGACCCGCACGCGCACGAGAGGCTCGAAGGATGA
- a CDS encoding UvrD-helicase domain-containing protein, with the protein MSAGGSGPRQPARRAQWNAVRALDGHVLVTAGAGTGKTYTVVTALLYLLGVEVQTPDGPARTDRPLDLHEIAAITFTNQAAADLKSGLREALRAHGRADLARRVDGARVGTIHRFCGDVLREFALRTGRDPSLRVLDEGEAAALIRSTAREALVDAAGSAAPDVADLLARRSVREVERWIAELLSDSDVLARLRRARDLDPDARALVGLAATAGETLERELDEAGTVDFDRMIAWTRNLLRDDPRALRTLRRRIRVLIIDEFQDVDPVQKDIAYRLGGLDLAAIETVGQGGFDSSGVGLPVPLPPSAVPSRAPDNVTRLFLVGDPKQSIYRFRGADVSVWTRVERDFRSGRGTVVPLDESFRSTPEILGWVDATSGEQLDEPVDGEAHADFEIRYLPLSATRAIAGEPAVEVLLLPAGEDGKPLPGATARRAEARWIARRARAEHDAGTRWRDMAILLSTWTDLAAYEEALKEAGVPVYSVRGEGLLERREVVDMILALQAVRTPRDDRALFGFLRSPFVGVRDDTLLRIARHAGRPYWRALAPLTESVASSVDESGGLGTLAALAPTAEEATRLASGVRLLKDLDELRDRVPTTDLLEDLLDRTGYLAHLALAGSAGMQAVANVRRFLALARAASDRSVGDFLADVAERRQRDRDGVARQPPARLYAADDDVLTISTVHGAKGLEWSVVFWADIARPPPSDRDQFLRVGDGLFIGDPDVPSDERPQPFQDAAHRLHAEARAEAKRQWYVAQTRARDRLILTGIPLGQRPRSGTFARELTEAFEPLGDALKGGPGAAGETLAYRDRAGAEWSARVAVVADADVEAEAGATTATAELPPPDPLVPSPAEVLAEPPPALRTPAGPLRFSATQLLARERCQKRHWFKYVLQVPEPDIELHAGDDALIRGVVRGRIVHEVLERYRDPEELADVIEAAIGRWDEHAPPPETDRGAVYRAELRGEVDRVLSEPGYAELREAPGARRELPFLRVHADGRSTQGAIDLAAPPGGDAAGWRLLDVKTNRLTAPEAGAAVAHYRPQRDVYVDATAALSGEPVDAFTFVFSAPGVAVREEALDATEAAERCTATRAAIASGGEPRLADDPAECVFCGYRLVGMCPGVGRGPGADTPFGVAPAALAPAFAPAREAGSDIRPTPPQAERAAPAREVSGEDVPPRDSDGQLSLF; encoded by the coding sequence ATGAGCGCCGGCGGATCCGGGCCCAGGCAGCCGGCGCGGCGCGCGCAGTGGAACGCCGTGCGTGCGCTGGACGGCCACGTGCTCGTGACCGCGGGCGCGGGCACCGGAAAGACCTACACCGTGGTGACGGCGCTGCTGTACCTGCTGGGCGTGGAGGTCCAGACACCGGACGGCCCGGCGCGCACCGACCGGCCCCTGGACCTGCACGAGATCGCCGCGATCACGTTCACCAACCAGGCGGCCGCGGATCTGAAGAGTGGCCTGCGCGAGGCCCTGCGGGCGCACGGCCGGGCGGATCTGGCGCGCCGAGTGGACGGGGCTCGCGTGGGCACCATCCACCGCTTCTGCGGCGACGTACTGCGCGAGTTCGCGCTGCGTACGGGACGCGACCCGTCGCTTCGGGTCCTGGATGAGGGCGAGGCCGCGGCGCTCATCAGGAGCACCGCGCGCGAAGCCCTGGTCGACGCGGCCGGCTCGGCCGCTCCGGACGTCGCCGACCTCCTGGCCCGCAGATCGGTGCGCGAGGTGGAGCGCTGGATCGCAGAGCTGCTGAGCGATTCGGACGTGCTGGCAAGGTTGCGACGGGCCCGGGACCTGGACCCGGACGCGCGCGCGCTGGTGGGCCTCGCCGCGACCGCAGGCGAGACGCTGGAGCGGGAGCTGGACGAGGCCGGCACGGTCGACTTCGACCGCATGATAGCCTGGACCCGCAACCTGCTCCGGGACGATCCGCGTGCCCTGCGCACCCTCAGGCGCCGCATCCGCGTGCTCATCATCGACGAGTTCCAGGACGTGGACCCCGTGCAGAAGGACATCGCCTACCGGCTGGGCGGGCTGGACCTGGCCGCCATCGAGACGGTGGGTCAGGGCGGATTCGACTCGAGTGGGGTGGGGTTGCCGGTCCCTTTGCCGCCTTCCGCCGTACCGTCCCGAGCGCCGGACAACGTCACGCGGCTGTTCCTCGTCGGAGACCCCAAGCAGAGCATCTACCGGTTCCGTGGAGCGGACGTGAGCGTGTGGACCCGCGTCGAGCGCGATTTCCGCTCCGGGCGGGGCACCGTCGTGCCGCTGGACGAAAGCTTTCGCAGCACGCCGGAGATTCTGGGGTGGGTGGACGCGACCTCGGGGGAGCAGCTCGACGAGCCGGTCGACGGTGAGGCGCACGCCGACTTCGAGATTCGCTACCTGCCGCTCTCCGCGACCAGGGCGATCGCCGGCGAGCCCGCCGTGGAAGTGCTGCTGCTGCCCGCGGGGGAGGATGGGAAGCCCCTTCCGGGCGCTACCGCTCGCCGGGCCGAGGCCAGGTGGATCGCGCGCCGAGCCCGAGCCGAGCACGACGCGGGCACAAGGTGGCGCGACATGGCGATCCTGCTGTCGACCTGGACCGATCTCGCGGCATACGAAGAGGCGCTCAAGGAGGCCGGCGTACCCGTCTACTCGGTGCGCGGCGAGGGCCTGCTGGAGCGGCGCGAAGTGGTCGACATGATCCTGGCGCTCCAGGCCGTGCGCACTCCACGCGATGACCGCGCGCTGTTCGGATTTTTGCGCAGCCCGTTCGTCGGCGTGCGCGACGACACCCTGCTGCGCATCGCCCGCCACGCGGGCCGGCCGTACTGGAGGGCGCTCGCCCCGCTCACCGAGTCGGTCGCCTCGTCCGTCGACGAGTCGGGTGGGCTGGGTACGCTGGCCGCACTGGCCCCCACGGCCGAGGAAGCAACTCGGCTCGCGTCCGGCGTGCGTCTGCTCAAGGACCTGGACGAGCTGCGCGACCGGGTGCCGACGACCGACTTGCTCGAGGACCTGCTGGATCGAACGGGTTACCTGGCGCACCTGGCCCTGGCGGGCTCGGCGGGCATGCAGGCGGTTGCCAACGTGCGACGGTTCCTGGCGCTCGCGCGCGCCGCGTCGGACCGGAGCGTGGGCGACTTCCTGGCCGACGTGGCCGAGCGGAGGCAGCGCGACCGCGACGGCGTGGCTCGCCAGCCCCCGGCCCGCCTGTACGCCGCAGACGACGATGTCCTCACGATCAGCACCGTCCACGGCGCCAAGGGCCTCGAGTGGAGCGTTGTGTTCTGGGCGGACATCGCGCGCCCTCCCCCGTCGGACCGGGATCAGTTTCTGCGAGTTGGGGACGGCCTCTTCATCGGCGATCCCGACGTGCCTTCCGACGAGCGTCCGCAGCCGTTCCAGGACGCCGCCCACCGCCTGCACGCGGAGGCGCGGGCGGAGGCCAAGCGCCAGTGGTACGTGGCGCAGACGCGCGCCCGGGATCGCCTGATACTGACCGGCATCCCGCTCGGCCAGCGCCCCCGCAGCGGCACCTTCGCCCGAGAGCTCACAGAGGCCTTCGAGCCGCTCGGCGATGCGCTGAAGGGAGGCCCCGGCGCGGCGGGCGAGACGCTGGCGTACCGGGACAGAGCCGGCGCGGAATGGTCCGCGCGGGTGGCCGTTGTGGCGGACGCCGACGTCGAAGCGGAGGCTGGAGCGACGACCGCCACCGCCGAGCTGCCGCCGCCCGACCCACTCGTTCCTTCCCCCGCGGAGGTGCTCGCGGAGCCGCCGCCCGCGCTGAGGACGCCGGCCGGCCCGCTGCGCTTCTCGGCGACCCAACTGCTCGCGCGGGAGCGGTGCCAGAAGCGGCACTGGTTCAAGTACGTGCTGCAGGTGCCCGAGCCCGACATCGAGCTGCACGCCGGCGACGACGCGCTGATCCGCGGCGTCGTGCGCGGTCGCATCGTCCACGAAGTGCTGGAGCGCTACCGTGACCCCGAGGAGCTCGCGGACGTGATCGAGGCGGCGATCGGCCGCTGGGACGAGCACGCGCCGCCGCCCGAAACGGACCGCGGGGCGGTCTACCGCGCCGAGTTGCGGGGAGAGGTGGACCGCGTCCTGAGCGAGCCGGGGTACGCGGAACTGCGGGAGGCGCCGGGGGCGCGCCGCGAGTTGCCGTTCCTGCGGGTGCACGCGGACGGCCGCTCGACCCAGGGTGCCATCGACCTCGCCGCGCCACCCGGCGGAGACGCAGCCGGCTGGCGGCTCCTCGACGTCAAGACCAATCGCCTCACCGCGCCCGAGGCGGGAGCGGCGGTGGCGCACTACAGGCCCCAGAGGGACGTCTACGTGGACGCCACCGCGGCGCTTTCGGGCGAGCCCGTGGACGCCTTCACGTTCGTTTTCAGCGCACCGGGCGTGGCGGTGCGAGAAGAGGCCCTGGACGCCACCGAGGCGGCCGAAAGGTGTACGGCAACCCGCGCGGCGATAGCATCGGGCGGCGAGCCGCGGCTGGCCGACGATCCGGCCGAGTGCGTGTTTTGCGGGTATCGACTGGTGGGGATGTGCCCGGGCGTGGGGCGCGGGCCCGGAGCGGACACGCCGTTCGGGGTCGCGCCGGCCGCGCTCGCGCCCGCGTTCGCGCCGGCGCGGGAGGCCGGATCGGACATCCGGCCTACACCGCCGCAGGCGGAGAGGGCCGCCCCGGCGCGGGAGGTCTCGGGCGAGGACGTGCCGCCGCGGGACTCCGACGGACAGTTGTCGCTCTTCTAG
- a CDS encoding NTP transferase domain-containing protein, translated as MIRADDDDIAILILAGGRGARFGGPKQLEPVGPMGEPLAAYALYDAALAGFRRAVIVSPPGMADPLAALVTRFAPAGLTVEATEQPPAAGRTRPWGTAHAVLSAGNVVGEASFAVANADDFYGRRAIMALGEFLCSDETGDERTAVIAYRLERTLRFSQGVSRALCRSRGGWLTGIEELFEVRAASEGGGAGFVGRTGDGRVAKLGPEALVSMNLWGLCPAILPPLETLWREFIASVPGPDDEFMLPAAVDRLLRNGEAQVRLLETDEVPFGLTSRADLPVARARIARLVADGVYPADLGACS; from the coding sequence GTGATACGAGCCGACGACGACGACATCGCGATCCTCATCCTGGCGGGCGGGCGCGGCGCCAGGTTCGGGGGGCCGAAGCAACTCGAACCCGTGGGCCCAATGGGCGAGCCTCTGGCGGCCTATGCGCTCTACGACGCGGCGCTAGCTGGCTTCCGGCGCGCCGTGATCGTCTCACCGCCCGGGATGGCCGACCCCCTGGCCGCCCTGGTCACCAGGTTCGCGCCGGCGGGTCTGACGGTCGAGGCGACCGAGCAGCCACCCGCCGCGGGCAGGACCAGGCCGTGGGGGACCGCGCACGCGGTGCTCTCCGCCGGGAACGTCGTAGGCGAGGCCAGCTTCGCGGTCGCCAACGCGGACGACTTCTACGGTCGCCGCGCCATCATGGCGCTCGGCGAGTTCCTGTGCTCGGATGAGACGGGCGACGAGCGGACGGCAGTGATCGCATACCGGCTCGAGCGGACCCTGCGATTCTCGCAGGGGGTGTCGCGCGCGCTGTGCCGATCCCGGGGCGGATGGCTCACCGGGATCGAGGAACTCTTCGAGGTGCGCGCAGCGAGCGAGGGGGGTGGTGCAGGCTTCGTGGGCAGGACCGGGGATGGCCGCGTCGCGAAGCTCGGTCCGGAGGCCCTCGTCTCAATGAACCTCTGGGGTTTGTGCCCGGCGATCCTGCCTCCGCTCGAGACCCTCTGGCGCGAGTTCATCGCGTCCGTCCCGGGGCCTGACGACGAGTTCATGCTCCCCGCGGCGGTCGACCGGCTGCTTCGAAATGGCGAGGCGCAGGTGCGGCTCCTGGAGACCGACGAGGTCCCGTTCGGGCTCACCTCGCGGGCCGACCTGCCCGTCGCGCGAGCCCGGATCGCTCGACTCGTTGCCGACGGCGTCTATCCGGCGGACCTTGGCGCATGCAGCTGA